A segment of the Candidatus Dadabacteria bacterium genome:
CAAGGTGCTCGGGAGCAACCGCGTTTGAAAGCGCCACTGCCTGCTCCATTTTCTCGGTTACGTAGATTCTTCCGTTGCTTGAGACCGCGGCGCCCGCGATTTCCTCTCTGTCAAGCCCCCTTAGCTGTGAGAGCACTTCCTTTTTCACCTCTTTGGCGTAATCGTAGCTGGTGGTCGCGAGAATCGGGATTGACATTTCGTCATGCTCGGCCTGAGCAAGCAGGTCTGCAGCTACCCATCCCGGCGGACACGAACCGTCGGCTATAATCAGAACCTCGGTCGGCCCTGCCAGCATGTCAATGTCGCAGAAACCATAAACCAGCTTCTTGGCTATCGTAACATAGATGTTCCCCGGACCTACTACCTTGTCCACTTTCGTTATGCTCCTGGTTCCAAAGGCCATTGCCGCTATGGCGTGGGCCCCGCCTATTTTGTAGACGTTGCTCACCCCGGCAATTTCGCACGCCAGAAGAATCTCGGGATTCACACGTTTCCCGGAACATGGTGTGACAACGCTTATCTCGATTGCCCCGGCAACCCGCGCCGGTATGGCGGTCATGAGCACGGTTGAAGGGTACGAAGCCTTGCCTCCCGGAACATACACTCCCACCTTCTCAATTGGTCTTATCAGCCAGCCAAGTTCGTTTCCGAGCGCATCCTTGTAGGCTCCGGCCTTCGGAAGCTTCTTCTTCTGATAGGAGCGAATCCGTGAAGCGGCCTTCCTAAGGTCCCTTGCAATACCCGGTGCGACGGCTGCTTTAGCCTCTTCAAACTCGCGATCGGTGACCTTTACGTTTTTCGCAGTTACGTAAGGTCCATCAAATTTCTTCGCGTAGCGAAAAAGCGCCGAGTCTCCCTGCTCTCTGACGTCCTCTACAATCTTTTCTGTCCGCGAAACAAGCTCCGGATCGAAATGTGAGGCCGACTTCTCTATTTCTCTTGACCTTCTTTCCAGATTTTTCGAATTTATCCTTATAATCTTCATGGTCGTAACAGTGGTTTCCCTTAAAAACCGATTCAGTTTATCCCGCTTGCAAAATATCCCAAACTCAGTTTTCCGGATCGATTCCTTCTCCGAAGCCGCTTTCAATCAGATGGGAGACTTCCTCCATCGCAAGCTCCGAGTCTTCCCCCTCTATTCTAACGGCAACTTCAGTGCCATAAATGGCCGCAAGGGACAAAACACCCAGTATGCTTTTTCCGTCTATCTCGAAACTGTCTTTCCTTATCATTATACTGGAACTGAATCTGCTGGTCAGGGCGACCAGAACCGCGGCCGCTCTGGCGTGAAGACCCAAACGGTTCCTTATTACGAAGTTTCTTACAAGCGGTTTCTGCGACAAATCAGGGTTCCTCTGCGGACCGGAAAAAAGAAATATCCGTCTTTGAGTTTACCCGTAAATTCTCGTCATAATTCACGTTGAGACTGTAATCGGCGGTCTCAAAAAGCAGGTTTCTCGGGAAATAGGTGTCCGAGTCAATCCGTTTGAGCAACGAGAACTCAATCTTAGCCTTCTCTCCGTCAGAAAGCGTACCCTCTACTCTGGTTATGAAGTTTCTCGGGGAATCGACCGTAACCTGAAGAGGCGTGCTTCCCGAAAACACGAAAACTATCTCCCCCTCATTCTCCCCAGTCCGCACAGAGTAACTTTTCTGGGGAATGGTAAATGGGGATCCCCCCAGCAGAAAGTTTACTATGTCCTCAACTCCGAGCTGGGGCGGGAGTCCCGGATAAAGGTAGGAAAGTCTGAAATCCTCCGGATTCTCAAAGATCAACTCTTCCCAGTTGGTCTTCATTCTCACGCTTTCTCCATCGGAAACCACCCTCGCGAGCATCTCGCCGAAAGGAGCGAAAACCGAAACTCTCAGAAACTCCGGGCGGACGACGGTGGCTACCTGATCGAAAACAATTTTCCCCTGTAGGGACTTTATTGACACCCTAGCCCTAGCTTTTATGGAAGTGAAACCCATCTGAGTGCGTTTCGCCTTTGCCAATATGGCGGAAAGATCCGGGTGTTCGGCGGTAAAGGGCGGGAGTTTGCCGGCGCAGGAAAAAAAGAGAAAAACAAACGGAATAAAAACCCAGCTATGCCTCATCGCGCCTGAATTCCTTTAGCTTTTCTTGAAGCCTCGCGCGGATTTTCCTGTCTTCAACCGTAACCAGTTTCTTGGAATCCAAGAGTTCAAGGGCTTTTGCGTAATTCTCCACCGCGAGTTCTCTTTTGCCGAGCTTCTCATACACATCGCCCACGTGCTCCAAAATGGCCGCATCGGGAGGAGGGATTTCCGAGGCGCGAAGCAGATACTCGAGGGCTCTGGTGAAATCGCCCTTCTGATAGTAAACCCACCCCAGGCTGTCGATTATGTAAGCCCGCCCGGGAGCAAGCTCAAGAGCCTTGCCAATGAGTTCCTCGGCGTAATCAAGTTTTTCTCCCCGCTCGGCATACGTGTACCCGATGAAATTCATCGCATCGAAACTCCGCGGATTCCTGCTGATTATGTCCTCCATTACCGAAAGCGCTTCCGGTATGCGATCGCTGTAGTAATACGAAACGCCAAGCGAATACAGAACGGATTCGTCATCGGGGTGCTTCTCAAGATACCTGCCGTACAAAGAGATCGAATCCTCCTGTCTCCCCTGCCTTCCGTAGATTTCACCCAGAGAATTCACGGCCTTGGGATTGTACGGGTTCTTCTCATGAAGCTCTTTCAGTATATTGATCGCTTTCTGTTCTGAGCCCTCAAGTTCATCTATGTACGCTCCATGGACGACTGCGTCTACGTGGAAATCGGAGCTTTGGGGTATGGAATCGAGAAGCATCCTTGACTGGGAATACTGCCCGAGCTTGGTGTGAGCGACGGCAGAGTAGTATTTTGCCCCAAAATGTGCAGGCAGACGTTCGAAAACCTGTTTTAGTTCTCCGATAGCTTCCTCGTAACTGCCGCTTTCAAGATACAGAAGACCGATTCTGAAGCTGATCTCGGGATTCTCCGGGTCCGCGGCCTCCGCGTTGTGGTACTGCTTTATGGCCTCTTCGAACCTGCGGTGTCGGTAAAGCATGTTCCCGTAGGAAATAAAGACGTCGCGATAAGGAGCGAATTTCCTGATCGCCGACTCGTACTGCTCTATCGCCTCTTCGATTCTTTTGGCTTTCTCAAGGGTTTCAACGAGCCCGGCGAAAGCGGGGTAGTATGTCCGTTGAATTTCAAGAGCCCTTTTGTAGTGCTTTACCGCAGTGTCCAGATCGTTTCTTCTGGAAGCGATGCTTCCAAGGTAGAAGTGACCCGTAACATCCTTAGGACTTATTGAAAGGCTCTTTTCGGCGTACTTCTGCGCCTTCTCAAGATTTCCGGAATACAGTTCAGTCGCGCAGAGAAGCAGATAGGTTTCCTTGTCCCCGGGATCGGTCTCGACGGCCTTGAGAAGGAATTTCTTGCCCCTTTCCTTCATGGCTTCGTCCGGATATGCAAGGTAGATGCGGGCAAGGTCCCTGTAAGCCGGCGAATTTGAGGGATCAAGAACGATGGACTGCGTGAACTTGGCAACGGCCTTCTCGCGCATATTAAGAACCGTGTAAATTAGGGCGAGACGGTATTTTATTTCAGAAGACCGGGGGTCAATCCGTTCCGCCTCCTCAAGGCTCTTCAGGGCGCGCGGAAGATCCCCCTGTTCCAGATGAAGAGCCGAGAGCGCAAAATGATAATACGCATCCTCCTGATCTACGCTCTCAAGACCCCGGTCGGGGTCAGCAAAGAGTCCCACGCCGCTGCAGGAAAGACAAAGAAAGAGAGAGGACAGAAGAAAGAACTTTTTTTCAGGAAGTTTCTTCAAGCCACGCACCTGGAAAAAATACCAATCCTCGGTTCCGAAACCCAAGCCATAAAACTCTCCTCATGAGTTTACGAAATATCCTCAGGAAAATGCTCGTTCACCTTGTTAGAAAGCTCGTTCACGAAGGCGACTTGTTCCGTGGTCAGAACACCGCGCTCAGGATGCGCTGTGATTTTGCGTATTTCGTTGAGATCCTTTATCCATTTCGTGTTTGCCTTCTTGTTGTCCTTATTACGGACGTCCAGCGAAATAACGTCTTTGAATAAGCCCCAATTATTGTGACAGATATTGATATAGTTGATCAGGTAAAGCTGAGATTCTTGCTCACCCTCACGATTTTCGGCTTCCCACCTGACCGCGCATTCCTGGCGGATCGTGAGAGGAACACCCTCCGTCCACCACACCTTATTTTCCGTACCGTAATGTTTCTTCAACTCCCCGATGACATAGTCAAAGAGTTTTCGCTGTATCGTTTTCACATTGGTGGTCGCTTCTTCCGTACCCTTTTCATCACGGGACTCTAGGTACTTTTGGAGCCCCGCAGGCTTGAAGTCGTGAAACTTTTTGTTGATATGTGCCAATGCTTTAATCTGGGACCAATCTCCAAGAGTTCCTTGCTCGAGAAAATCCTTGTATATGGCAAGACGCGAATTCCCGTCAATGCAAATTTTTTTATCTCCTTTCAATACAACTGTAATCGGTTGCGTTATCCCTTTGTTAGTACGGATTGAATCCATAAGACTCGAAAAAGCCGAGGTTTTTCTCTCTCCATCTGTTGCGGTTCGCAAGGCAAAGTAAATACGCTTTGCATTCAATTGGCCACCGTACTTTTCCAAGGCCATTTTTATCCTAGGATTGTCAATGTCAAAGTCTATCTCCTCAACATTGAGAATATCGTAATTCTCTCTCATCTAACATCTCCTAACTTACAGATACTATTTAGCTCTTCACCTGGAACAAATACCAATCCTCGGTTCCGAAACCCGGGCGTGTACCAGTCTCGGAAGGGAGGACCGCCAGATACCACTGGGCAGAACCCTCTCAAACAGAATAACAAAAATGGATTTAAAATACACAGCGGAGTAAACACTACCCGTTTTGAAGATGACTTCAGTAACACCTCTTGCGGAATTGACTTTGTTCACGCTATTAGCTTTATTAATTTTCTCTATGTGCTCGCTTGAAAATATTTACGCCAAGGTTTTTGAAGGCAGCAGAATATCGATCGATGAAGCCACCCTACTTCTCGAAAAGGCTGACCTGCTCCAGCTCGGTTCCCTGGCCGATATCGTGAGGAAGAGGTTCAATCCAGAGAACATAGTTACCTTCGTCGCGGACACAAACCCCAACTACACGAATGTCTGCGACACCGAGTGCCTTTTCTGCGCATTCTGGAGGCCGCCGGGCGCATACGACGCCTACACACTGAGCGTCGACAAGGTAATCGAAATAATGCGCGCCTCCTACCACAACGGCGCCACTACGGTCCTTCTTCAGGGCGGCCACAACCCGAAACTCAAGCTTGACTACTATATCGAGATAGTAAAAAGGGCCACAAGGGAAATAGCGGAGCTTCATCTCCACGCCTTCTCCGCCCCAGAGATAGCCGCCATTGCCAAGTATGAGAACCTCGACACAAAGCACGTGCTGCAAAGCCTCTGGGACGCGGGACTGAGAACAATACCGGGAGGCGGGGCCGAGGTGCTGACGAACAGGACAAGAAGAGCGATAAGCCCCCTCAAGATAGATGCCGATACCTGGATGAAAATCACAAGGGAAGCCCATCTCGTGGGCTTCAAGACGACCGCGACCATGATGTTCGGCCACCTTGAGCGGGACGAGGACATAATCGAGCACCTGCTGAGAATAAGGGAACTCCAAGACGAAACCGGGAATTTCTTGGCGTTTATCCCCTGGACGTTCAAGCCGAAAAACACTTTGCTTGAAAAAAGAATGAAGGATGAGGTTGGCGGGGAGAGATACCTGAGAGTTCTGTCTGTATGCAGGATATTCCTTGATAACTTCAAGCATGTTCAGGGCTCGTGGTTCACCCAAGGGAAAAAGATGGGTTCGATGTCCCTTCACTACGGCGCAAGCGACCTCGGCGGAACTCTTTACGACGAGAACGTTCTGGGGTGTGCCGAGAATAAGATACGCTCAACTGTGGATGAACTGGTTCACATGATAAAAAGTGCCGGGTTCAATCCCGCGCAGAGAAACACTTATTACGAAATTCTGGAAAGATTCTAGAACGGATACCCAGCCTGCTTCAGAAAGAAGCCCTCCCTTTTTTTTCTTTGATCTTTACATCACTCAGCTATCTCAGACCATCGCACTCAGAACAGGGCCGAAGCCTCAAGTGCGGTTAAGTGCTCGGCTGCCAGACATTTGAAAAACCCGCATCGCATCCGTTTCGCAACAATCCGAGAGACACCCCCATGCGTTCTAATTGCTTGCTTTCCTGCTACCGCGTGACAGCAACAGAAGGCCGAACATAAACACTAAACCAATAGCAGCAAGATTTGACGCTAACTTGCCCAGAGTTGAATCTCCATGCGGAGACAGATTGCATCCGCCATCTGAGTCCGAAGCCGTAACCGGCTGCTGAGTGCCTTCATCACTCATATCATCATCAGGGCCCATCATATCATCATTATCATCATCCATGTCCGTAGGGGGACTAGGAGGACCAGAACCACCGCCGGAACCAGGACCAGAACCACCGCCGGAACCAGGACCAGTAGTAGTAGAGGTAACACAGCCAGGAGAGGGAGCATAGCCAGGAGAGGGAGGCTCATCGCTCTGATGATGCTTCACGATGAAATCAGCTTTCGAGAAATCTCGCCCGGAGACATTCAGCCCCTTTTCGTGGAACTGACTATCAGGTTGTTCATCAAGGCTATCAGGTTTAGGGGGGTCTTTTCTTTGCAAGTTCCAGTTTGCACCTTCGGGTTTCATACTCACATTCCACACCCCGCTGCGGACCGTGACACCCGGTATGGCTTTTTGGTTTTCGTCGCCACTTCTGCTGCCGTCGTACAACAAAACGCCGTTGACTGCGATGGTCGTCTCGCCATAATCGTTAATGATCCAGTTGTCCCCAATAACCTCCTCCACGGTGCATCCGTTGAGATTCATGTCCACCCGGAGGTTGGATGGCATTCGCCCACCACCAGTACCACTGGCAAGAATGCCAATTCTCGAGTCTGTGACTTTGCTGATCCTCCCTCCGCTCCCGATGACCACCCTACCACCACCTGCGAGAAAAACGCCCGTGTCAGTACTCTTTATGGAGCCAGTCACATTCACAGTCTGATCGGCGTAGCCGTCTTCATCCTGATCTTTGGGCTCGGGGTCATTAGAATCTCGTGACGCATTATCGGCCACCCGGATTCCCTGAGAGCCCGGACCGCTCACGTCAATGGTTCCTGCCGTGATCTTAATTTCACCACCATCATTGTGATGGGCATGTATGCCGTGGGCACCATAGCCTTTCGTTGTGATAGTGCTGCCCTGAGCGTTAATGTCGATATCAATGTTTGTTGTGTCTTCTTGAGGTTCTGGAACTATATAATGACTTTTGTAGACATTCCAAGGGCCGTGTGAGGCTGGGCTTAACGCTTCATCCTCTTTTACCAAGATGACTTCTGCGCCGACGCCTTCGTGAATGGCACGTATGCCGTAGGCAATACCTCCCTCCGTTTCGATAGTGCTGCCGCCCTGAGCGCTAATGTTGATCCCGCCCTGACCTTTATGAGCCGCGTAGATGCCGTCTGCTCCCTCACTCTTAGTTGTGATGGTAGCGCCTTGGCGAATTCCTATGTGGATATCCCCCTCTCCTTGATGCGCGCCCATAATGCCGCTTGAATCAACTTCCTCCGTCGTGATGGTACCACCTGC
Coding sequences within it:
- the hisD gene encoding histidinol dehydrogenase, which translates into the protein MKIIRINSKNLERRSREIEKSASHFDPELVSRTEKIVEDVREQGDSALFRYAKKFDGPYVTAKNVKVTDREFEEAKAAVAPGIARDLRKAASRIRSYQKKKLPKAGAYKDALGNELGWLIRPIEKVGVYVPGGKASYPSTVLMTAIPARVAGAIEISVVTPCSGKRVNPEILLACEIAGVSNVYKIGGAHAIAAMAFGTRSITKVDKVVGPGNIYVTIAKKLVYGFCDIDMLAGPTEVLIIADGSCPPGWVAADLLAQAEHDEMSIPILATTSYDYAKEVKKEVLSQLRGLDREEIAGAAVSSNGRIYVTEKMEQAVALSNAVAPEHLELCVRSPKSLLKGIKHAGAIFLGSLSTEPFGDYVSGPSHVLPTGGAARFSSPLSVYDFLRMPSTISMSKKGFSSLGTTVMNLAHAEGLSGHAFSVKRRIEDS
- a CDS encoding HPr family phosphocarrier protein; translated protein: MSQKPLVRNFVIRNRLGLHARAAAVLVALTSRFSSSIMIRKDSFEIDGKSILGVLSLAAIYGTEVAVRIEGEDSELAMEEVSHLIESGFGEGIDPEN
- a CDS encoding tetratricopeptide repeat protein, whose translation is MGFGTEDWYFFQVRGLKKLPEKKFFLLSSLFLCLSCSGVGLFADPDRGLESVDQEDAYYHFALSALHLEQGDLPRALKSLEEAERIDPRSSEIKYRLALIYTVLNMREKAVAKFTQSIVLDPSNSPAYRDLARIYLAYPDEAMKERGKKFLLKAVETDPGDKETYLLLCATELYSGNLEKAQKYAEKSLSISPKDVTGHFYLGSIASRRNDLDTAVKHYKRALEIQRTYYPAFAGLVETLEKAKRIEEAIEQYESAIRKFAPYRDVFISYGNMLYRHRRFEEAIKQYHNAEAADPENPEISFRIGLLYLESGSYEEAIGELKQVFERLPAHFGAKYYSAVAHTKLGQYSQSRMLLDSIPQSSDFHVDAVVHGAYIDELEGSEQKAINILKELHEKNPYNPKAVNSLGEIYGRQGRQEDSISLYGRYLEKHPDDESVLYSLGVSYYYSDRIPEALSVMEDIISRNPRSFDAMNFIGYTYAERGEKLDYAEELIGKALELAPGRAYIIDSLGWVYYQKGDFTRALEYLLRASEIPPPDAAILEHVGDVYEKLGKRELAVENYAKALELLDSKKLVTVEDRKIRARLQEKLKEFRRDEA
- a CDS encoding Swt1 family HEPN domain-containing protein, whose amino-acid sequence is MRENYDILNVEEIDFDIDNPRIKMALEKYGGQLNAKRIYFALRTATDGERKTSAFSSLMDSIRTNKGITQPITVVLKGDKKICIDGNSRLAIYKDFLEQGTLGDWSQIKALAHINKKFHDFKPAGLQKYLESRDEKGTEEATTNVKTIQRKLFDYVIGELKKHYGTENKVWWTEGVPLTIRQECAVRWEAENREGEQESQLYLINYINICHNNWGLFKDVISLDVRNKDNKKANTKWIKDLNEIRKITAHPERGVLTTEQVAFVNELSNKVNEHFPEDIS
- the mqnC gene encoding dehypoxanthine futalosine cyclase; protein product: MCSLENIYAKVFEGSRISIDEATLLLEKADLLQLGSLADIVRKRFNPENIVTFVADTNPNYTNVCDTECLFCAFWRPPGAYDAYTLSVDKVIEIMRASYHNGATTVLLQGGHNPKLKLDYYIEIVKRATREIAELHLHAFSAPEIAAIAKYENLDTKHVLQSLWDAGLRTIPGGGAEVLTNRTRRAISPLKIDADTWMKITREAHLVGFKTTATMMFGHLERDEDIIEHLLRIRELQDETGNFLAFIPWTFKPKNTLLEKRMKDEVGGERYLRVLSVCRIFLDNFKHVQGSWFTQGKKMGSMSLHYGASDLGGTLYDENVLGCAENKIRSTVDELVHMIKSAGFNPAQRNTYYEILERF